Part of the Deltaproteobacteria bacterium genome is shown below.
ATGGGAGGCGGCTACTGCACTGGGACACTGATTGCCCCAGATCGCGTCGTCACGGCGGCCCATTGCATGACGGAGAGCGAAGCCTCAGACTTTAGCTTTGTCATACACCCTGATCAGAGTAGCCCCGCGATGAACCTGGGCGTAGCATCCTTCAAAATCCATCCCAAGTACGACCACAATACCAACAACTACGACATCGCCGTCCTCACACTTGCAGCCAAAGCACCCTTGGCACCACTGGGTGTGGTGAAAAAACTGGATCCCATCGCCATAGTAGGCAAGAAGCTAACGACCGTCGGTTACGGACGCGCCAAGAAACCCTCCGAGGCACGCGTGGAGGACGCTGGCACCGGCATCAAGCGCGAGGTCGACCTCACAGTAACGGCTGTCAGTGACACCAAGATCCGCCTCGAGGAACCAGGCAAGAGTGCCTGCCACGGAGACTCTGGTGGCGCTTATCTACAAATCGCTCCTAACGGTGAGGCGCTGCTCGCCGGTGTCACCTCCTGCGGCGATGCCAATTGCTCGTCCTACGGGGTAGCGACGCGCGTCGATGCCTTTCTCGGATTTCTCGGTCTTGAGGCGGGAGCAGCGAGCGAGCCTACGGTTAAGGCCATCTGCGACACCAACTTCAATCAAGGGATCTGCAGTGCCAACAACGTGAAGATCTGCCGTAACGATTGCTACGAAATAAAACTCGACGAGGAGTCATGCCCATCAGGCAAGAGTTGTAGGATCAACCCAGTCAACGGCGTGGCCGGCTGCTTTGATCCCAATAATCTGCAAAAGCTGACGTTGGCATTTAGGCGCCTAAAAATCACCAACGGTCAGTATGAGGCAGGCCCGCCCGTTACGGACTTCTACCTGTTCCTCGATCGTGCTGAATCACGCTCACAACCTCAGATTGGCCAACATTC
Proteins encoded:
- a CDS encoding trypsin-like serine protease, which produces MPMNKRLILPFLLLVIMNPACKTASKGASTDVKVIGGQVTSRLPQIGLLKRMGGGYCTGTLIAPDRVVTAAHCMTESEASDFSFVIHPDQSSPAMNLGVASFKIHPKYDHNTNNYDIAVLTLAAKAPLAPLGVVKKLDPIAIVGKKLTTVGYGRAKKPSEARVEDAGTGIKREVDLTVTAVSDTKIRLEEPGKSACHGDSGGAYLQIAPNGEALLAGVTSCGDANCSSYGVATRVDAFLGFLGLEAGAASEPTVKAICDTNFNQGICSANNVKICRNDCYEIKLDEESCPSGKSCRINPVNGVAGCFDPNNLQKLTLAFRRLKITNGQYEAGPPVTDFYLFLDRAESRSQPQIGQHSLTTSAAGTIDLELERGEHHFEGAIFQGSAGSAYVARRSFTVNRDTRELSFTVPTEIVRIEVPDDVGFDRAVYITGQGDLLGNWQRGEKLKYSGKTKTWTYNGTLSKDLEFKLFVAPWVDDKFITMAGSNIRWEPIPGNHRVGEGGIPYHSGYNHRIKLGL